The following are from one region of the Sphingomonas sp. J315 genome:
- a CDS encoding ATP-binding protein → MEIGTTRLPRRLALVAAIGLALVALVGFGASRWARGQAVATTDAAAAELARANAGLLTSELQKFRLLPLVLTEYPDVPALLEAPTAAVAGRVNARLELLAERTDAAAIYVIDAQGKTVAASNHRLPTSFVGQNYGFRPYFRDAMRDGSAELFALGTVSGVPGLYLAQRIGSAARPLGVVVVKIEFERVQSAWAGQQGATIVTDRHGVVIVTGRPDWRFRTLAPLSSASRQAIRTTRQYGSLPLDPLPLTIDGADVGEGDAAGDRRVASVAAPLSGARLHVLMPLRPALVSANANARLVTLAAFVLIVGALLLLWRARERQLLQDAARAALETQVAERTAELRDTNRQLEAESAERARADQRYRAAREELAQASRLGSLGQITAGVAHEINQPVAAIRTFADNARQLLNRGDAARATDNLGRISALTERIGAITGELRSFARKRTPEVGAVEIGSAIDSAMLLIGDRVRAVGVALDRTGDPAIRVIADRVRLEQILINLVQNALDVLAGQSDPRISIAVEGQEDRARIVVTDNGPGVLADLRDQLFTPFVTGREEGLGLGLAISRDIARDFGGELTLAETTEGARFELTLLRA, encoded by the coding sequence ATGGAGATAGGGACGACTCGCCTTCCGCGCCGCCTGGCGCTCGTCGCGGCAATTGGATTGGCGCTGGTCGCGCTGGTCGGGTTCGGCGCGTCGCGCTGGGCACGGGGGCAGGCGGTCGCGACGACCGATGCGGCGGCGGCGGAGCTGGCGCGCGCCAACGCCGGGCTGTTGACCAGCGAGCTGCAAAAGTTCCGGTTGCTTCCGCTCGTGCTCACCGAATATCCCGATGTACCCGCACTGCTCGAAGCGCCGACGGCGGCGGTCGCCGGGCGGGTCAATGCGCGGCTTGAGCTGCTCGCCGAGCGAACCGACGCGGCGGCGATCTATGTCATCGATGCACAGGGCAAGACCGTCGCGGCGAGCAACCATCGCCTGCCGACCAGCTTTGTCGGCCAGAACTACGGATTTCGTCCCTATTTCCGTGACGCCATGCGCGACGGCAGCGCCGAGCTCTTCGCGCTCGGAACCGTCAGCGGGGTGCCGGGCCTGTATCTTGCCCAGCGGATCGGTAGCGCGGCGCGCCCGTTGGGCGTCGTCGTGGTCAAGATCGAGTTCGAGCGCGTCCAGTCCGCCTGGGCGGGGCAGCAGGGGGCGACAATCGTCACCGACCGGCACGGAGTAGTGATCGTCACCGGTCGCCCCGACTGGCGTTTCCGCACCCTCGCGCCGCTCTCCTCCGCCAGTCGTCAGGCGATCCGCACCACCCGCCAATATGGCAGCCTTCCGCTCGACCCGCTGCCGTTGACCATCGATGGCGCGGATGTGGGCGAAGGCGACGCGGCAGGGGATCGTCGCGTTGCGTCGGTCGCCGCTCCCCTGTCCGGTGCGCGGCTCCATGTCCTGATGCCGCTCCGCCCCGCGCTCGTCAGTGCCAACGCCAATGCCCGGCTCGTCACACTCGCTGCCTTCGTATTGATCGTCGGAGCGCTGTTGCTGTTGTGGCGCGCACGTGAACGGCAACTGCTCCAGGACGCCGCCCGTGCGGCGCTTGAAACCCAGGTTGCCGAGCGTACCGCCGAACTGCGCGACACCAACCGTCAGCTTGAGGCCGAAAGCGCCGAACGCGCGCGCGCGGACCAGCGCTACCGCGCCGCGCGGGAGGAGTTGGCGCAGGCCAGCCGCCTCGGCTCGCTTGGCCAGATCACCGCTGGCGTCGCGCATGAGATCAACCAGCCGGTCGCGGCGATCCGTACCTTTGCCGATAATGCGCGCCAGCTGCTCAACCGGGGCGATGCGGCTCGGGCGACCGACAATCTCGGCCGGATCAGCGCATTGACCGAGCGGATCGGCGCGATCACCGGCGAGCTGCGCAGCTTTGCGCGCAAGCGGACGCCCGAAGTCGGCGCGGTCGAGATCGGATCGGCGATCGACTCGGCCATGCTGTTGATCGGCGACCGCGTCCGCGCCGTCGGCGTTGCGCTGGATCGAACCGGGGACCCTGCGATCCGCGTCATCGCGGACCGCGTGCGGCTGGAACAAATTCTGATCAACCTTGTCCAGAACGCGCTCGATGTGCTCGCCGGGCAATCCGACCCGCGCATCTCGATCGCGGTGGAGGGGCAGGAGGACCGCGCGCGTATCGTCGTGACCGACAACGGACCTGGCGTGCTCGCAGACTTGCGCGACCAGCTTTTTACCCCCTTCGTCACCGGGCGTGAGGAGGGGCTCGGCCTCGGCCTCGCCATCTCGCGCGATATTGCCCGCGATTTCGGGGGTGAACTGACCTTGGCTGAGACGACGGAGGGCGCGCGGTTCGAGCTGACGCTGTTGCGCGCATGA